Proteins encoded within one genomic window of [Enterobacter] lignolyticus SCF1:
- the ppiB gene encoding peptidylprolyl isomerase B, which yields MVTFHTNHGDIVIKTFDDKAPETVKNFLDYCREGFYNNTIFHRVINGFMIQGGGFEPGMRQKATKDPIKNEANNGLKNTRGTLAMARTQAPHSATAQFFINVVDNDFLNFSGESMQGWGYCVFAEVVEGLDVVDKIKGVSTGRSGMHQDVPKEDVIVESVTVSE from the coding sequence ATGGTTACTTTCCACACTAATCACGGTGATATTGTCATCAAAACGTTCGATGATAAAGCGCCTGAAACGGTTAAAAACTTCCTGGACTACTGCCGCGAAGGTTTTTACAACAACACCATTTTCCACCGCGTCATCAACGGATTCATGATCCAGGGCGGCGGTTTCGAACCTGGCATGCGTCAAAAAGCGACCAAAGATCCGATTAAAAACGAAGCGAACAACGGTCTGAAAAACACCCGCGGCACGCTGGCCATGGCGCGTACCCAGGCGCCGCACTCCGCAACGGCCCAGTTCTTCATCAACGTCGTCGATAACGACTTCCTGAACTTCTCCGGCGAAAGCATGCAGGGCTGGGGCTACTGCGTATTTGCCGAAGTGGTTGAAGGTCTGGACGTGGTTGACAAGATCAAAGGCGTGTCCACCGGCCGCAGCGGCATGCACCAGGACGTACCGAAAGAAGATGTTATCGTTGAAAGCGTGACCGTCAGCGAGTAA
- the purK gene encoding 5-(carboxyamino)imidazole ribonucleotide synthase — MKQVCVLGNGQLGRMLRQAGEPLGISVWPVGLEADPEAVPFQQSVITAEIERWPETALTRELARHSAFVNRDVFPIIADRLTQKQLFDKLNLATAPWQLLADKSVWPAVFDKLGELAIVKRRTGGYDGRGQWRLRDGETDQLPDDCYGECIVEQGINFSGEVSLVGARAQDGSTVFYPLTHNLHQDGILRVSVAFPQANIQQQTQAESMLSAIMHELNYVGVMAMECFITPAGLLINELAPRVHNSGHWTQNGASISQFELHLRGVTGLPLPKPVVNSPSVMVNLIGTDLNYDWLKLPLVHLHWYDKEVRPGRKVGHLNLSDCDAGHLSATLEALIPLLPPEYASGIAWAQSKLGA, encoded by the coding sequence ATGAAACAGGTCTGCGTACTCGGCAACGGCCAGCTTGGCCGAATGCTGCGCCAGGCCGGTGAACCGCTCGGCATCAGCGTCTGGCCGGTGGGGCTGGAGGCCGATCCGGAGGCCGTGCCGTTTCAGCAAAGCGTCATCACCGCGGAAATCGAGCGCTGGCCCGAAACCGCGCTGACCCGTGAGCTGGCGCGCCACAGCGCCTTTGTGAACCGCGACGTTTTCCCGATCATCGCCGACCGGCTGACGCAGAAGCAGCTGTTCGATAAGCTGAATCTCGCCACCGCGCCGTGGCAACTGCTGGCGGATAAAAGCGTATGGCCAGCGGTATTCGATAAGCTGGGCGAGCTGGCTATCGTCAAACGTCGGACCGGCGGCTATGACGGCCGCGGCCAGTGGCGCCTGCGCGACGGCGAAACCGACCAGTTACCTGACGACTGCTACGGCGAATGCATTGTCGAGCAGGGCATCAACTTCAGCGGCGAAGTCTCGCTGGTCGGGGCTCGCGCGCAGGATGGCAGCACCGTGTTCTATCCGCTGACGCACAACCTCCATCAGGACGGTATTCTGCGCGTCAGCGTGGCGTTTCCGCAGGCGAATATCCAGCAGCAAACGCAGGCGGAAAGCATGCTGTCGGCCATTATGCACGAGCTGAACTACGTCGGCGTCATGGCGATGGAGTGCTTTATCACTCCGGCCGGACTGCTTATCAACGAGCTGGCACCTCGCGTGCACAACAGCGGGCACTGGACGCAGAACGGCGCCTCCATCAGCCAGTTCGAGCTGCATCTGCGCGGCGTGACCGGCCTGCCGCTGCCGAAGCCGGTGGTCAACAGCCCGTCGGTGATGGTCAACCTGATCGGCACCGATCTCAACTACGACTGGCTGAAGCTGCCGCTGGTGCACCTGCACTGGTACGACAAAGAGGTGCGCCCTGGCCGCAAGGTAGGGCATCTGAACCTCAGCGATTGCGATGCCGGCCACCTCAGCGCCACGCTGGAAGCGCTCATCCCGCTACTGCCGCCGGAATACGCCAGCGGCATTGCCTGGGCGCAAAGCAAGCTCGGCGCCTGA
- the cysS gene encoding cysteine--tRNA ligase has translation MLKIFNTMTRQKEEFKPIHAGEVGMYVCGITVYDLCHIGHGRTFVAFDVVARYLRFLGYKLKYVRNITDIDDKIIKRANENGEDFVGLVDRMIIEMHKDFDALNILRPDNEPRATHHIPEIIEITERLIERGHAYVADNGDVMFSVPSDPTYGELSRQDLDQLQAGARVDVVDVKRNPMDFVLWKMSKAGEPAWASPWGEGRPGWHIECSAMNCKQLGSHFDIHGGGSDLMFPHHENEIAQSTCAHDGEYVNTWMHSGMVMVDREKMSKSLGNFFTVRDVLKYYDAETIRYFLMSGHYRSQLNYSEENLKQARSALERLYTALRGTDASAAAAGGEAFEARFREAMDDDFNTPEAYSVLFDMAREVNRLKGEDAQAASAMAAHLRKLSGVLGLLEQDPETFLQGGAQADDSEVAEIESLIQQRLDARKAKDWAAADAARDRLNEMGIVLEDGPQGTTWRRK, from the coding sequence ATGCTAAAAATCTTCAATACAATGACACGCCAAAAAGAGGAATTTAAGCCAATTCATGCCGGGGAAGTCGGCATGTACGTGTGTGGGATTACTGTTTACGATCTGTGTCATATCGGCCATGGCCGTACCTTCGTCGCGTTCGACGTCGTCGCCCGCTACCTGCGTTTCCTCGGCTATAAACTGAAGTACGTGCGTAACATCACCGATATCGACGATAAAATCATCAAGCGCGCCAACGAAAACGGCGAAGACTTTGTCGGCCTGGTCGATCGCATGATTATCGAAATGCACAAAGACTTCGATGCGCTGAACATTCTGCGTCCGGACAACGAGCCGCGCGCAACGCACCACATCCCGGAAATCATTGAGATCACTGAGCGCCTTATCGAACGCGGTCATGCCTATGTGGCAGACAACGGCGACGTGATGTTCTCCGTGCCTTCTGACCCCACCTATGGCGAACTTTCCCGTCAGGATCTGGACCAGCTGCAGGCCGGTGCTCGCGTGGACGTGGTTGATGTTAAACGCAACCCGATGGACTTCGTATTGTGGAAGATGTCAAAAGCGGGCGAGCCGGCATGGGCTTCGCCGTGGGGCGAAGGTCGTCCTGGCTGGCACATCGAGTGCTCGGCGATGAACTGCAAACAGCTCGGTAGCCATTTCGATATTCACGGCGGTGGTTCTGATCTGATGTTCCCGCACCATGAAAACGAAATCGCTCAGTCCACCTGCGCGCACGACGGCGAGTACGTCAATACCTGGATGCACTCCGGGATGGTGATGGTTGACCGTGAGAAGATGTCGAAATCGCTCGGCAACTTCTTTACCGTGCGCGACGTGCTGAAGTATTACGATGCCGAAACCATCCGCTACTTCCTGATGTCCGGCCACTACCGCAGCCAGCTGAACTACAGCGAAGAGAACCTTAAACAGGCGCGCTCCGCGCTGGAGCGTCTCTACACCGCGCTGCGCGGGACCGATGCCTCCGCTGCGGCCGCGGGCGGCGAGGCCTTTGAGGCGCGTTTTCGCGAGGCGATGGACGACGACTTCAATACTCCGGAAGCCTACTCGGTGCTGTTCGATATGGCCCGCGAGGTGAACCGTCTGAAGGGCGAAGACGCCCAGGCCGCCAGCGCGATGGCGGCCCACCTGCGTAAGCTGTCAGGCGTGCTCGGCCTGCTGGAGCAGGATCCGGAAACCTTCCTGCAAGGCGGCGCGCAGGCGGACGACAGTGAAGTGGCGGAAATCGAATCGCTTATCCAGCAGCGTCTGGATGCCCGTAAGGCGAAAGACTGGGCGGCAGCCGATGCGGCGCGCGACCGTCTGAACGAGATGGGTATCGTGCTGGAAGATGGCCCGCAGGGGACGACCTGGCGTCGTAAGTAA
- the lpxH gene encoding UDP-2,3-diacylglucosamine diphosphatase yields the protein MATLFIADLHLQTEEPAITAGFLRFLRGEARSADALYILGDLFEAWIGDDDPNLLHQEMATAIRALVDSGVPCYFIHGNRDFLLGKRFARASGMTLLPEEKVLDLYGRRVLIMHGDTLCTDDTGYQAFRAKVHTPWIQRLFLALPLFIRSRIAARMRAGSKAANSAKSMTIMDVNPQAVAQVMEKHRVQWLIHGHTHRPDVHTLTANGDPAHRVVLGAWHEEGSMVKVTPEGVELIAFPF from the coding sequence GTGGCGACACTCTTTATCGCAGATCTGCATCTGCAAACAGAAGAACCGGCGATTACCGCCGGTTTTCTGCGTTTTTTACGGGGCGAAGCCCGCAGCGCCGATGCGCTGTACATCCTGGGCGACCTGTTTGAAGCCTGGATTGGCGATGACGACCCGAACCTGCTGCACCAGGAGATGGCAACTGCCATCCGTGCGCTGGTCGATTCCGGCGTCCCCTGCTATTTCATTCACGGCAATCGCGACTTTCTGCTCGGCAAACGCTTCGCCCGGGCAAGCGGTATGACGCTCCTGCCGGAAGAAAAAGTGCTCGATCTCTACGGCCGCCGGGTGCTTATCATGCACGGCGACACGCTGTGCACCGACGATACCGGCTATCAGGCCTTTCGCGCTAAAGTGCACACGCCGTGGATCCAGCGGCTGTTTCTCGCGCTGCCGCTGTTTATCCGCAGCCGTATTGCCGCCAGAATGCGCGCGGGCAGCAAGGCCGCCAACAGCGCGAAATCAATGACCATCATGGACGTCAACCCGCAGGCGGTAGCGCAGGTGATGGAAAAGCACCGCGTTCAGTGGCTGATTCACGGCCACACCCACCGTCCCGATGTCCACACCCTCACCGCCAACGGCGACCCCGCCCATCGCGTGGTGCTGGGCGCCTGGCATGAGGAAGGCTCGATGGTGAAAGTCACGCCCGAAGGCGTCGAGCTGATCGCATTTCCTTTCTGA
- the purE gene encoding 5-(carboxyamino)imidazole ribonucleotide mutase has protein sequence MSSRNNPARVAIVMGSKSDWATMQFAAEIFDILNVPHHVEVVSAHRTPDKLFSFAESAEENGYQVIIAGAGGAAHLPGMIAAKTLVPVLGVPVQSAALSGVDSLYSIVQMPRGIPVGTLAIGKAGAANAALLAAQILATHDTSLRQRLADWRQAQTDEVLDNPDPRGAA, from the coding sequence ATGTCTTCCCGCAATAATCCGGCGCGTGTCGCCATCGTGATGGGGTCCAAAAGCGACTGGGCTACCATGCAGTTCGCCGCCGAAATCTTCGACATCCTGAACGTTCCCCACCATGTGGAAGTCGTCTCAGCTCACCGCACGCCGGACAAACTGTTCAGCTTCGCCGAAAGCGCAGAAGAGAACGGCTACCAGGTGATTATTGCCGGTGCGGGCGGTGCTGCGCATCTGCCGGGAATGATTGCCGCCAAAACGCTGGTGCCGGTGCTGGGCGTGCCGGTGCAAAGCGCGGCGCTGAGCGGCGTCGACAGCCTGTATTCGATTGTGCAGATGCCGCGCGGCATTCCGGTCGGCACTCTGGCCATCGGCAAAGCCGGGGCGGCTAACGCCGCGCTGCTGGCGGCGCAGATTCTGGCGACGCACGATACGAGCCTGCGCCAGCGTCTGGCCGACTGGCGCCAGGCGCAGACGGACGAGGTGCTGGATAATCCGGACCCGCGGGGTGCGGCATGA
- the malI gene encoding Mal regulon transcriptional regulator MalI, translating to MKKVSIIDVARQAGVSVSTVSLVLRQKGKISDATIEKVQAAIAALGYVHNVAAANLRANTSNLIGLILRDFSDSFSIKVMASVVQELEKQGYMVFLGQPLDDHAHLERCLLSFKQQGVAGVIYLASDTRRTQLPEQIRQCPLPLVVVSQSLMEENCNLVMRDNRQAASLATRYLIERGHRSIAYIGGHEDNVIRQQRLLGFRSTLAQNGMVFREESTPACSDDTYAASIATRHLLEKNNTITALLCHSPDAMIGCITGIHQVGRTVGKDVFLTQQVALVGFEDMLHVNLTSPSFTYVSSASEETGRQAAGLIIRKLKEPELQTQRITLSGQLIARESA from the coding sequence TTGAAAAAAGTCAGTATTATCGATGTCGCAAGGCAGGCGGGCGTCTCCGTCTCCACCGTCTCGCTGGTATTGCGCCAGAAAGGAAAAATTTCTGACGCCACAATCGAAAAAGTCCAGGCGGCGATCGCCGCGCTGGGCTACGTGCACAACGTGGCCGCCGCCAACCTGCGCGCCAACACCTCAAACCTTATCGGCCTGATCCTGCGTGATTTCAGCGACAGCTTTTCCATCAAGGTGATGGCAAGCGTGGTGCAGGAGCTGGAAAAACAGGGCTATATGGTTTTTCTCGGCCAACCGCTGGACGACCACGCGCACCTGGAGCGCTGCCTGCTCTCCTTTAAGCAGCAGGGCGTGGCGGGCGTGATTTACCTGGCCTCAGATACCCGCAGGACGCAGCTGCCCGAACAGATTCGTCAGTGTCCGCTGCCGCTGGTGGTGGTCTCACAGTCGCTGATGGAAGAGAACTGCAATCTGGTGATGCGCGACAACCGGCAGGCGGCAAGCCTGGCCACGCGCTATCTGATAGAACGCGGCCACCGCAGCATCGCCTATATCGGCGGGCACGAGGATAACGTCATCCGCCAGCAGCGCCTGCTGGGGTTTCGCAGCACGCTCGCCCAGAACGGGATGGTCTTTCGCGAAGAATCTACGCCCGCCTGCAGCGACGACACCTACGCCGCCAGCATCGCCACGCGCCACCTGCTGGAGAAAAACAACACCATCACCGCCCTGCTCTGCCACTCGCCGGACGCGATGATCGGCTGTATTACCGGGATTCATCAGGTCGGGCGCACCGTGGGGAAAGATGTGTTTCTGACCCAGCAGGTGGCGCTGGTCGGCTTCGAGGATATGCTGCACGTCAACCTGACGTCGCCATCGTTCACCTACGTGTCGTCCGCCAGCGAAGAGACCGGACGCCAGGCCGCCGGGCTCATTATCCGCAAGCTCAAGGAGCCGGAGCTGCAAACCCAGCGCATTACCCTTTCCGGGCAGTTGATTGCGCGGGAGTCGGCGTAA
- a CDS encoding YdgH/BhsA/McbA-like domain containing protein has product MKSIKTFVAVAALSTFSFGSFAQSVSATASTLDRAEAQIAAQAAEQGASYKITSAQFNNRVHMTAELTK; this is encoded by the coding sequence ATGAAATCCATCAAAACTTTCGTTGCAGTTGCTGCTCTTTCTACTTTCTCTTTCGGTTCTTTTGCTCAGAGCGTCAGTGCTACCGCCTCTACCCTTGACCGCGCAGAAGCCCAGATTGCCGCTCAGGCCGCTGAACAGGGTGCGTCTTACAAAATCACCAGCGCACAGTTCAACAACCGCGTTCACATGACTGCGGAACTAACGAAATAA